A single genomic interval of Acetobacteraceae bacterium harbors:
- the pstS gene encoding phosphate ABC transporter substrate-binding protein PstS, which translates to MRLKRWIILFTGWVFCLTAQAASADEITGAGSSFAAPIYGAWGEAVKTSHHLLVNYQSVGSGAGVNQILARTVDFGATDKPLDMASLAAGHLYQFPSVMGAIVIIAHLPGVDVSRLRLDGPALAGIFDGSILDWDDPRIKRLNPGVNLPETSVAPLHRADASGTSFVFTSYLSKVSPSWKREIGAGASVAWPGGAGARGNDGVAAGVRQTDGGIGYVEYAYAKQNHLPVIALANRTGAFIKPDMASFEAAARAASWQRAKGNVVDLLDTGGANGWPIMSATYVLVPCDHAKEAVRRFFAAGLMEGDAEARGLDYVPLPQMVKTKILVEWPDPAQK; encoded by the coding sequence ATGCGCCTCAAACGATGGATTATTCTTTTCACGGGATGGGTCTTCTGCCTGACGGCGCAGGCGGCTTCGGCAGATGAAATTACAGGGGCAGGCTCCAGCTTCGCGGCCCCGATCTACGGTGCATGGGGCGAGGCTGTCAAAACCTCCCATCATCTTCTCGTCAATTATCAAAGCGTGGGCTCAGGCGCAGGTGTCAATCAGATCCTCGCCCGCACCGTGGATTTCGGCGCGACAGATAAGCCATTGGACATGGCAAGTCTGGCAGCGGGGCACCTTTATCAGTTTCCCAGTGTCATGGGGGCGATCGTCATCATCGCGCATCTGCCGGGCGTGGATGTTTCCCGCCTTCGTCTTGATGGCCCCGCCCTTGCCGGGATATTCGACGGCTCGATTCTCGATTGGGACGATCCGCGGATCAAACGCCTGAACCCTGGCGTGAACCTGCCGGAAACATCTGTTGCGCCCCTGCATCGTGCTGATGCTTCCGGCACATCCTTCGTTTTTACCTCCTACCTCTCCAAAGTTTCTCCATCTTGGAAGCGCGAGATTGGCGCCGGGGCTTCCGTCGCGTGGCCCGGTGGCGCGGGGGCAAGGGGGAATGACGGTGTAGCGGCGGGTGTCCGTCAGACGGATGGCGGCATTGGCTATGTCGAATATGCTTACGCGAAACAAAATCATCTGCCGGTGATCGCCCTCGCCAATCGCACGGGCGCTTTTATCAAACCGGATATGGCCAGCTTCGAGGCCGCAGCACGTGCGGCGTCGTGGCAGCGCGCCAAGGGGAATGTCGTTGACCTGCTCGATACAGGTGGGGCGAATGGTTGGCCGATCATGAGCGCCACCTACGTCCTCGTCCCGTGCGATCACGCCAAGGAAGCCGTCCGGCGTTTCTTCGCCGCGGGCCTGATGGAGGGCGACGCTGAAGCACGCGGACTCGATTATGTCCCTTTGCCTCAGATGGTCAAAACCAAAATCCTCGTTGAATGGCCGGACCCGGCGCAGAAATAA
- a CDS encoding dicarboxylate/amino acid:cation symporter, whose amino-acid sequence MKQNWMLWAIIIAMIAGIAAGGAIHALCASAAMQQQISNYVSIGSTIFLRLIKMIIAPLVFSTLTVGIGRMTDAASVGRVGGKALLWFICSSLFSLTLGMLLVNFFEPGGGMHRISMSSASGISTSSLNLLDFVNHLVPDSIFHAMSDNEILQIVVFSVIFGCAAAALPEKSKLVLEWVESFSYIILKMTNFIILLAPIAVFCALTATIGVNGLSIIVSYGKFMGEFYLALLVLWLSLVGVSLIFLGKSAFKLVDLLREPFLVAFSTSTSEAAYPLILERLAEFGVDRKISSFVLPLGYSFNLVGTMMYCSFASIYIAQVYDIPLAWSTQIAMLLTLMLTSKGVAGVPRASLVVIAATLTQFDLPAEGVVLILGVDTFLDMGRSSTNVIGNSLSAALVAKWENQLKPMARLSKT is encoded by the coding sequence ATGAAGCAAAATTGGATGTTGTGGGCTATCATTATCGCCATGATTGCCGGTATCGCGGCGGGGGGCGCCATCCATGCCCTTTGTGCTTCCGCGGCCATGCAGCAGCAAATCTCCAATTATGTCTCTATTGGTTCCACGATTTTCCTTCGCCTCATTAAAATGATCATCGCGCCACTGGTATTTTCCACGCTGACGGTTGGGATCGGGCGCATGACCGACGCGGCCAGTGTGGGGCGTGTCGGTGGCAAGGCGTTGCTCTGGTTTATATGTTCGTCACTCTTCTCGCTGACGCTGGGCATGTTGCTTGTCAATTTCTTTGAGCCGGGTGGCGGTATGCACCGCATCTCCATGTCGTCTGCGTCCGGTATTTCGACGAGTAGCCTCAACCTCCTCGACTTCGTCAATCATCTCGTTCCGGACTCCATCTTCCACGCGATGAGCGATAATGAGATCCTTCAGATCGTCGTCTTCTCCGTCATCTTCGGTTGCGCTGCGGCGGCCCTGCCTGAGAAGTCGAAACTCGTCCTCGAATGGGTGGAGAGCTTCTCCTACATCATTCTCAAAATGACGAACTTCATCATACTGCTGGCGCCGATCGCTGTTTTCTGCGCTTTGACGGCGACCATCGGCGTCAATGGTCTCTCGATCATCGTCAGTTATGGCAAGTTTATGGGCGAATTCTATCTGGCGCTTCTCGTGCTGTGGCTCTCGCTCGTCGGTGTTTCACTGATTTTTCTCGGGAAATCGGCCTTCAAACTGGTTGACCTGCTGCGTGAGCCCTTCCTCGTCGCCTTCTCAACCAGCACCTCCGAAGCCGCTTACCCACTCATCCTTGAACGTCTTGCCGAATTTGGCGTCGACCGGAAGATTTCATCTTTCGTGCTGCCGCTCGGCTATTCCTTTAATCTCGTCGGGACGATGATGTATTGTTCCTTCGCGAGCATCTATATTGCGCAGGTTTATGATATCCCCCTGGCATGGAGCACGCAGATCGCGATGTTGCTGACTCTGATGCTGACGAGTAAGGGCGTCGCCGGTGTGCCGCGCGCATCTCTCGTAGTGATTGCGGCAACGCTGACGCAATTTGACCTGCCAGCGGAGGGCGTTGTGCTGATCCTCGGTGTCGATACGTTTCTGGATATGGGTCGGTCTTCGACCAATGTTATCGGCAACTCCCTGTCCGCCGCCCTGGTGGCGAAGTGGGAAAATCAGCTCAAGCCGATGGCGAGATTATCGAAGACTTGA
- a CDS encoding amino acid permease — translation MPQNNAADTPLIDPANEDYHRDLGRRQMQMIAIGGAIGTGLFLGAGARLHQIGPSLAIDYLICGFFSFLILRALGELIMYRPTAGSYVSYAREFYGERAAYIAGWMTFLYWTMVGIVDITAVAVYIHFWPVFGDVPQWVFALIALSFIGLVNLVSVRYFGEFEFWFSIIKVVALVFFLIIGIWVCGWHIPVDGRRPGFWMISANGGLFPHGIMPSLLLLQGIIFAYSAIELVGVAAGECHNPREIIRGVVRSIFLRVTVFYVGSVILLVCVMPWWAYRADQSPFVTFLDALHVPGIETVMNIVVITAALSSFNSGLYSTGRMLRAMAFGGSAPHALKKMNRFSVPYVAILTTVSVYLIGVALNYLIPSSVFEIALNLSALGILASWSCIILCHMRMRTRIKEGHIPEQNFKMPWYPFSSWLTLAFFALVIVMMAFDYPSGTITIAFIPVITIALIFGWKMRGRYVDESVEESARIHPAR, via the coding sequence TTGCCTCAGAATAACGCGGCGGATACCCCTCTCATCGACCCGGCCAATGAAGATTATCACAGAGATCTGGGCCGTCGACAGATGCAGATGATCGCGATCGGTGGCGCGATTGGCACCGGGCTTTTCCTCGGTGCCGGGGCGCGCCTTCACCAGATCGGCCCTTCTCTCGCGATTGATTACCTCATTTGCGGGTTTTTCTCCTTCCTCATCCTGCGGGCCCTGGGTGAGCTGATCATGTATCGCCCTACGGCTGGGAGTTACGTCTCCTACGCGCGTGAATTTTACGGTGAGCGCGCGGCGTATATCGCCGGGTGGATGACCTTCCTTTATTGGACGATGGTGGGCATCGTCGATATCACCGCTGTCGCGGTCTATATACATTTCTGGCCGGTTTTCGGTGACGTGCCGCAATGGGTCTTCGCGTTGATCGCGCTCTCTTTCATCGGGCTCGTCAATCTGGTCAGCGTCCGCTATTTCGGGGAATTTGAGTTCTGGTTCTCCATCATCAAAGTGGTGGCGCTCGTCTTTTTTCTGATCATCGGGATATGGGTTTGCGGGTGGCATATCCCCGTCGATGGACGTCGTCCGGGCTTCTGGATGATCTCGGCAAATGGCGGCCTCTTTCCCCATGGCATCATGCCCTCACTCCTTCTGCTTCAGGGTATTATCTTCGCTTACTCCGCCATTGAGCTTGTCGGGGTCGCGGCCGGGGAGTGCCATAACCCGCGCGAGATCATCCGTGGGGTGGTGCGGTCGATCTTTCTGCGTGTGACTGTTTTTTATGTCGGCTCCGTCATTCTACTCGTCTGTGTGATGCCGTGGTGGGCCTATCGCGCTGATCAGAGCCCGTTTGTCACATTTCTGGACGCACTCCATGTTCCGGGCATTGAGACCGTGATGAATATCGTCGTCATCACCGCCGCGCTTTCAAGTTTCAATTCCGGCCTTTACTCGACGGGTCGTATGTTGCGTGCCATGGCTTTCGGCGGCTCCGCCCCCCATGCCCTCAAGAAGATGAACCGCTTTTCCGTCCCTTATGTCGCGATTCTGACGACGGTCAGCGTCTATTTAATCGGGGTGGCGCTGAACTATCTGATACCATCCTCCGTGTTTGAAATTGCCCTTAATCTTTCAGCGCTCGGCATTCTGGCAAGTTGGAGCTGCATTATTCTCTGCCATATGCGGATGCGCACCCGCATCAAGGAAGGCCATATCCCGGAGCAGAATTTTAAAATGCCGTGGTATCCCTTTTCCTCCTGGCTGACCCTGGCTTTTTTTGCGCTCGTCATCGTCATGATGGCGTTCGATTACCCCAGCGGGACGATCACCATCGCGTTTATCCCCGTCATCACCATCGCCCTCATATTTGGGTGGAAAATGCGCGGGCGTTATGTGGATGAGAGCGTGGAGGAGTCCGCACGAATCCATCCAGCCAGATAA
- a CDS encoding dihydroxyacetone kinase subunit DhaK, translating to MLKRFLNAQDKLVSEAIDGLLRSSQGAHLARLDAGASINVVLQKHVPPDRVAVISGGGSGHEPAHAGFVGRGMLTAAVCGAVFASPGIDAILSAIIAVTGPAGCLLIVKNYTGDRLNFGIAAEQARALGYKISLIIVGDDIALDQNARARGIAGTILIHKIAGYHAEKGASLDEVTRHAEDASRKVRSLGLALTDCNVYDGNHQDRLGPHEAELGLGVHGEPGAEKIPLASLDQLMHRVVGRFETAMTPGDHIVMINMLGAVPPLEACAIAASFAQTALAERTKWVIGPAPIMTSLDMVGFSLSLLPAEEAFVDALRAPVEPSFWPGMAPFSPVATVPAPELTKTYTSPATHHAALETRLQAGLNALINARQDLNALDAKLGDGDAGSTFADAAQIISEAFPQLPFACPDALCAALGRLLARHSGGSSGALLSIMLTAAGREQNWVQGLKRGIDAMTRYGGAQKGDRTMLDALWPAITCLDQGGSLIEVAQAARKGADATVKMKAGAGRAAYVPAEHLDDVIDPGAEAVARFLAAIAAKG from the coding sequence ATGCTCAAACGCTTCCTCAATGCGCAGGATAAACTCGTTTCCGAAGCCATTGACGGGCTTCTCAGATCATCCCAGGGCGCACATCTGGCGCGGCTTGATGCGGGTGCTAGCATCAATGTTGTGCTACAAAAGCATGTGCCGCCGGACCGTGTCGCTGTGATTTCCGGTGGCGGGTCGGGTCACGAGCCCGCCCATGCGGGTTTTGTGGGGCGCGGCATGTTGACAGCCGCCGTGTGTGGCGCGGTTTTCGCCTCACCGGGGATTGATGCCATCCTTTCCGCCATCATCGCCGTCACCGGTCCGGCTGGCTGCCTCCTCATCGTCAAAAATTATACGGGCGACCGTCTTAATTTTGGTATCGCGGCGGAGCAGGCGCGTGCGCTCGGCTATAAAATTTCACTCATCATCGTCGGGGACGATATTGCGCTGGATCAAAACGCGCGTGCCAGAGGGATCGCGGGCACAATCCTCATCCATAAAATTGCCGGTTATCACGCGGAGAAAGGCGCCTCGCTGGATGAGGTGACGCGCCATGCGGAGGATGCTTCCCGTAAAGTGCGTTCTCTGGGCCTCGCTTTAACCGACTGCAATGTTTATGACGGAAATCACCAGGATCGCCTCGGGCCTCATGAGGCGGAACTGGGGCTTGGCGTCCATGGGGAGCCCGGCGCGGAAAAGATCCCCCTCGCGTCGCTTGACCAGCTCATGCACCGCGTGGTGGGGCGGTTTGAAACCGCTATGACCCCTGGCGATCATATTGTCATGATCAATATGTTGGGCGCGGTGCCGCCTTTGGAGGCCTGTGCGATCGCCGCGAGCTTTGCGCAAACTGCGCTAGCAGAAAGGACGAAATGGGTGATCGGCCCGGCCCCGATCATGACCTCTCTGGATATGGTCGGGTTTTCCCTGTCGCTCCTCCCGGCGGAAGAGGCGTTTGTGGACGCGCTTCGTGCACCGGTCGAACCTTCTTTCTGGCCCGGCATGGCCCCGTTTTCCCCAGTAGCGACCGTGCCCGCGCCGGAATTGACGAAAACTTACACGTCGCCAGCGACGCACCATGCCGCGCTGGAAACCCGCCTGCAGGCCGGTTTGAACGCCCTGATCAACGCTAGACAGGATTTGAATGCGCTCGACGCGAAACTTGGCGATGGTGATGCGGGTTCAACTTTCGCGGACGCGGCGCAAATTATAAGCGAGGCTTTCCCGCAATTACCATTTGCCTGTCCCGACGCGCTGTGCGCGGCATTAGGGCGTTTGCTGGCGCGCCATAGTGGTGGGTCCAGCGGCGCTTTGCTTTCCATCATGTTGACGGCAGCCGGGCGGGAGCAGAATTGGGTGCAGGGGCTGAAGCGCGGTATAGACGCGATGACGCGCTATGGTGGGGCGCAAAAGGGGGATCGAACCATGCTTGACGCCCTCTGGCCCGCGATCACCTGTCTCGACCAGGGCGGCTCCCTGATTGAGGTGGCGCAGGCGGCGCGAAAAGGGGCGGACGCCACGGTAAAAATGAAGGCGGGTGCCGGGCGCGCGGCTTATGTCCCGGCTGAACATCTGGATGATGTTATTGACCCGGGCGCTGAGGCCGTTGCGCGTTTCTTGGCCGCTATTGCTGCAAAGGGCTGA
- a CDS encoding fructosamine kinase family protein: MILRETDLAVLLTPRKIIRVSEMQGGDTSFVWHVMLDGDEAVIVKTSPAPDVEARMLQALSTCGAPVPGMIHITDRLLVISYVPNVTASEAGWQGLGTTLRKLHDVAQDAPYGWPDNYAIGRVALPKAQSHDWAAFWMHERLCPLASALPPNLLRQFQELSAIMQRHLPRHPKPSLLHGDLWQGNVLFSDHGVSALIDPACMIGDAHAEFAVLTLFSTPPQMFWDAYQIDATNLQPKFTIYQLWPALMHYRLFGGSYLGLVSNLLDRVADHLKAGHK; encoded by the coding sequence ATGATATTGAGGGAGACAGATCTGGCGGTGCTGCTCACCCCACGGAAGATTATCCGAGTATCGGAGATGCAGGGAGGTGACACGTCTTTCGTCTGGCATGTCATGCTTGATGGGGATGAGGCGGTTATCGTCAAAACGAGTCCGGCGCCTGACGTCGAGGCCCGCATGTTGCAGGCCCTCTCGACCTGTGGCGCGCCCGTCCCCGGAATGATTCATATCACGGACCGCCTGCTGGTCATCTCTTATGTTCCGAACGTCACCGCGTCAGAGGCGGGTTGGCAGGGTCTCGGAACCACCCTTCGGAAATTGCATGATGTGGCGCAGGATGCGCCTTATGGCTGGCCGGACAATTATGCAATCGGGCGCGTGGCCTTGCCGAAAGCACAATCTCACGATTGGGCCGCTTTCTGGATGCATGAAAGGCTTTGCCCCCTCGCAAGCGCCCTGCCCCCGAATTTACTGAGGCAATTTCAAGAATTGTCGGCCATAATGCAACGGCACCTGCCAAGGCACCCGAAACCTTCCCTTCTCCATGGTGATTTATGGCAGGGCAATGTTCTCTTCTCGGATCACGGTGTGAGCGCTTTGATTGACCCGGCCTGCATGATTGGCGATGCCCATGCGGAGTTCGCCGTCCTGACGCTGTTTTCTACACCGCCTCAAATGTTCTGGGACGCTTACCAAATTGATGCGACAAACTTGCAGCCGAAATTCACCATCTATCAATTATGGCCCGCTCTGATGCATTATCGGCTTTTCGGCGGCTCTTATTTAGGGCTCGTCTCTAATTTACTGGATAGGGTCGCCGATCACCTCAAAGCCGGTCATAAATAG
- a CDS encoding low molecular weight protein-tyrosine-phosphatase: MSSSFLFICTGNICRSPLAEAAMRREVMQRGLSIDIASAGIDGWHFGDTPDDRAQHVAAAAGLKIGHYRAKRLAHDDFARYTHILALDAGHLRALKRLAPPEVRDKIHLLMDFLPGQKNVSVEDPYYKDMAAFEKAWAQISSACAALARTCLDTGAHHIKISPRS; encoded by the coding sequence ATGAGCTCTTCCTTTCTCTTCATATGCACGGGCAATATCTGCCGTTCACCTTTGGCCGAGGCCGCGATGCGGAGGGAAGTCATGCAACGTGGCCTGTCCATCGACATCGCCTCTGCAGGGATTGACGGGTGGCATTTTGGCGACACACCGGATGATCGCGCGCAGCATGTCGCCGCGGCGGCGGGCCTGAAAATTGGGCATTACCGCGCCAAGCGCCTGGCACATGATGATTTTGCGCGATACACTCATATATTGGCCCTCGATGCCGGGCATTTACGCGCGTTGAAACGTCTCGCCCCGCCAGAGGTACGGGATAAAATTCATCTCCTCATGGATTTTCTACCCGGGCAGAAAAATGTGAGCGTCGAGGACCCCTATTACAAAGACATGGCCGCGTTCGAAAAAGCCTGGGCGCAAATCTCATCCGCCTGCGCGGCCCTCGCCCGGACCTGTCTCGACACGGGCGCGCATCACATCAAGATCTCACCCCGCTCATGA
- a CDS encoding urease accessory protein UreD, translating into MRRSITITPIVAQNFDVHLSTDARFTSVETRVFGRHYAGERVHRLRLQERMCVYRDGAPLFIDAITLDAISDAVLERAAIGGGAHVQ; encoded by the coding sequence GTGAGACGCTCTATTACAATCACGCCCATTGTGGCGCAGAATTTTGATGTTCATCTTTCCACCGATGCGCGCTTCACCAGCGTGGAGACGCGCGTTTTCGGGCGACATTATGCCGGGGAGCGTGTGCATCGCCTGCGTTTGCAGGAGCGGATGTGCGTCTACCGGGATGGTGCGCCCCTCTTTATCGATGCCATCACATTGGACGCCATCAGCGATGCGGTGCTTGAACGGGCGGCCATTGGCGGTGGGGCGCATGTCCAATAG
- a CDS encoding urease subunit gamma, translated as MWLTPREKEKLLISLVAMVARNRLSCGVKLNHPEAIALLTDHIMEGARDGQSVAGLMESAATVLTRGQVMSGVAQLIAEVQVEATFPDGTKLVTVHDPIR; from the coding sequence ATGTGGCTGACACCACGTGAAAAAGAAAAACTCCTCATCTCTCTCGTGGCAATGGTAGCGCGGAACCGGCTGAGTTGCGGGGTGAAACTGAACCACCCGGAGGCGATCGCCCTGTTGACGGATCACATCATGGAAGGTGCCCGCGATGGGCAGAGTGTGGCGGGATTAATGGAATCCGCCGCCACCGTCCTGACGCGGGGCCAGGTCATGTCCGGCGTGGCGCAACTTATCGCGGAGGTGCAGGTTGAGGCGACCTTTCCCGATGGCACAAAACTGGTGACGGTCCATGACCCCATTCGATGA
- a CDS encoding urease subunit beta, translated as MTPFDDRDFLNQVIPGEIICAEADVPINVGVPRCVLRVRNAGDRPIQVGSHYHFAEVNQALLFDRAAARGMGLNIPSGAAMRFEPSQARDVTLVPYRGLRVVIGFQGAVMGKLDP; from the coding sequence ATGACCCCATTCGATGATCGGGATTTTCTGAACCAGGTCATTCCTGGTGAAATCATCTGTGCCGAGGCGGATGTTCCGATCAATGTCGGCGTGCCGCGTTGTGTTCTACGCGTGCGGAATGCGGGGGACAGGCCCATTCAGGTCGGCAGCCATTATCATTTTGCCGAGGTCAATCAGGCACTTCTCTTCGACCGCGCCGCGGCGCGCGGTATGGGCCTCAATATCCCCTCCGGCGCGGCCATGCGGTTTGAGCCGAGCCAGGCGCGCGATGTCACGTTGGTGCCTTATCGTGGCCTGCGCGTCGTGATCGGTTTTCAGGGGGCGGTGATGGGAAAACTCGACCCATGA
- a CDS encoding urease accessory protein UreE, with the protein MTRCTKILPAGSWDAARAATSYRADYEGRFRRRMVLTLADGSDILLDLNTPRLMRDGDGLVLTDGRIIVVVAEAEALAEIRADSTDALLRLAWHVGNRHIGAMIHTDRITIRHDPVIEKMVEGLGGHLTHVHRGFDPENGAYAVSGPAHRHHHHPA; encoded by the coding sequence ATGACACGTTGCACGAAAATCCTCCCCGCGGGAAGCTGGGACGCGGCGCGGGCCGCGACATCCTATCGCGCCGATTATGAAGGCCGGTTCCGGCGGCGCATGGTCCTGACGCTGGCAGATGGGTCGGACATTTTGCTTGACCTCAATACGCCGCGTCTCATGCGTGACGGGGACGGGTTGGTTCTGACGGATGGTCGGATTATTGTTGTCGTGGCGGAAGCCGAGGCCCTCGCTGAAATCCGCGCGGATTCCACGGATGCACTCCTTAGATTGGCGTGGCATGTGGGCAACCGACATATTGGTGCGATGATCCACACTGATCGCATCACGATCCGCCATGACCCGGTGATTGAGAAGATGGTTGAGGGGCTTGGGGGTCACCTGACGCACGTGCATCGTGGTTTCGACCCGGAAAATGGCGCTTATGCCGTTTCCGGCCCCGCGCACCGTCATCATCACCATCCTGCCTGA
- a CDS encoding urease accessory UreF family protein — protein sequence MPPLPGAFGLTCRQRGFYEHITQLAYAHCAVLAVISARVRLIPLGQAESLRVLAALEGEIVRMIERMQNVTLDQVGSICFASDLAAMLHETQKTRLFRT from the coding sequence GTGCCCCCCCTGCCGGGCGCTTTCGGCTTGACGTGCCGCCAACGTGGTTTTTATGAACATATAACGCAACTTGCTTACGCACATTGTGCCGTGTTGGCGGTGATTTCCGCCCGTGTGCGGCTCATTCCTCTGGGGCAGGCAGAGTCGCTGCGTGTCCTGGCGGCCCTGGAAGGCGAGATTGTGCGGATGATTGAGAGGATGCAGAATGTGACGCTCGATCAAGTCGGCAGCATATGCTTCGCGTCCGACCTGGCCGCGATGCTGCATGAAACGCAAAAAACAAGGCTGTTCAGAACGTGA